In Melospiza melodia melodia isolate bMelMel2 chromosome 17 unlocalized genomic scaffold, bMelMel2.pri SUPER_17_unloc_1, whole genome shotgun sequence, a genomic segment contains:
- the LOC134432997 gene encoding LOW QUALITY PROTEIN: sterile alpha motif domain-containing protein 1-like (The sequence of the model RefSeq protein was modified relative to this genomic sequence to represent the inferred CDS: inserted 1 base in 1 codon), with protein sequence MAVPPPPPPGPEQAPRYQEWILDTIDSLRSRKARPDLERICRMVRRRHGPEPERTRAELEKLIQQRAVLRVSYKGSISYRNAARVQPPRRPPPPARRPPPVSLRDTARLLGGDGRLTRGRLQGGGGARPERTRLGAIATARGERGRAAAGRARKPPCSSSEASAREEEEEEEDEDEDDEDGTGSEASEDAGPPRQLNGEGRGGPPLRPPGQPPPERPPQAKACAPGEGGCQHLAPLKKEGAFGQPDRAVSPALAGAEPSVPLSPGRPGPQAAEGAPFSCTPGRKDKAVDPVEWSVRDXVEYFTEAGFPEQAGAFQEQEIDGKSLLLMQRADVLTGLSIRLGPALKIYEYHVKLLQRSHFQDEEPPPEPFPA encoded by the exons AtggcggtgccgccgccgccgccgccgggccccgAGCAGGCCCCGCGGTACCAGGAGTGGATCCTGGACACCATCGACTCGCTGCGTTCGCGCAAGGCGCGGCCGGACCTGGAGCGCATCTGCCGCATGGTGCGGCGGCGGCACGGCCCCGAGCCCGAGCGCACCCGTGCCGAGCTGGAGAAGCTGATCCAGCAGCGCGCCGTGCTCCGCGTCTCCTACAAGGGCAGCATCTCGTACCGCAACGCCGCCCGCGTGCagccgccgcgccgcccgccgccgcccgcccgccgcccgccgcccgtcAGCCTCCGCGACACCGCGCGGCTGCTCGGCGGCGACGGCCGCCTCACCCGCGGCCGCCTCCAGG ggggcggcggggcccggcccgaGCGCACCCGGCTGGGCGCCATCGCCACGGCCCGCGGGGAGCGCGGGAGAGCGGCCGCGGGGAGGGCGCGGAAG cccccctgcagcagcagcgagGCCTCggcgcgggaggaggaggaggaggaggaggatgaggacgaaGACGACGAGGACGGGACGGGCTCGGAGGCCTCGGAGGACGCGGGGCCGCCCCGGCAGCTGAACGGGGAGGGCCGGGGGGGGCCCCCCCTGCGCCCCCCGGGGCAGCCGCCCCCCGAGCGCCCCCCCCAGGCCAAGGCCTGCGCCCCGGGGGAGGGCGGCTGCCAGCACCTGGCCCCCCTGAAAAAGGAGGGGGCCTTCGGGCAGCCCGACAGAGCAG tgtccccagcgCTGGCAGGGGCCGAGCCCTCGGTGCCGCTGTCCCCAGGCCGGCCGGGCCCCCAGGCTGCTGAGGGAGCTCCATTCAGCTGCAC gcccgGGCGCAAGGACAAGGCTGTGGACCCGGTGGAGTGGTCGGTGCGGG GTGTCGAGTATTTCACCGAGGCCGGGTTCCCCGAGCAGGCCGGGGCCTTCCAGGAGCAG gagatCGATGGCAAGTcgctgctgctgatgcagaggGCCGATGTGCTCACGGGCCTCTCCATCCGCCTGGGCCCCGCGCTCAAGATCTACGAGTACCACGTGAAGCTGCTGCAGCGCAGCCACTTCCAGGACGAGGAGCCCCCCCCGGAGCCCTTTCCGGCCTGA